The Schistocerca nitens isolate TAMUIC-IGC-003100 chromosome 2, iqSchNite1.1, whole genome shotgun sequence nucleotide sequence cttccatcacaacagttaccagcaacaacagagtgaaactgaaataaggttgtgatacataaggaatatcagtcacacgttacctatgtggattgctagtgtttgtaacagaagcctctttaagaaatttaataaatctaaaaggaaaacttagcagcagagtgcaaaatcacatgacattcaaggcaaaggtttcttagttgcatgtgaaacataccttgaagaatatactttgctcctgctgatctaaaccacttaaagggttcaaagttgtactgaagtatcaccgttatgtagtactactactgaatgcagcctgttttgtcggctttggtgaataatagtcagtaaaaaccttactactttatatgaagctggtatctgtacagataccattggtgatcttgcagctctctaagaatgaaattataatgaaatccagatctttagctgcttacaggtgttgataattaggtatattctgcacacaatttctgatctgttattgccacatttcccatgaaatgataatatcttacacttacacacacacacacaactcaggtcaccaagctacagaattattatacagaaacaaaaaatataaatatcaatctattttattgggcatttacatattattacaccttactacaatcaacattaaaaatattacatgaacataaatccatctgccacacagcaaaaaataagcttaaatggataattcaaaatttaacttgacacagaatagccttaaaaattgaaattgtatcaagtgtcatcagtgaagaactaaacatttttaagtgttgacacatgaactgcaatccaccataatgggttacaaatactcagtttaagaatataaaacatttctccaaccacaattttacttcacttggctcatactggaaggaaatcctaggtttaccacctgacagtggatcaatactgtggctatggcaatctcttccacaatcaccaactgaggaactgtttatagtttgtacagaaaatttgaaaactgtttttcatatcaatcaggacactcatttctagagcacctcctttaactgtctcaaagatagctgaaacactatctctctgcttctccagcaaatcagcacacacacatgctaacaataccttgtaaaggaaatacaaattcaggtgcacaatggaatgacatcatacagccaataatttggctctagatacatttattgataatttcactgggacacacataccaggtctaatgaatactacattttaccccactgaaaaaaattatattcacacatattggaccttgtaatgtacaaataaagcattgtttgaagagactagattgcagaatcatgctgacgagtggcacaaggaataaagcaatcacatgatttattacgAACATGGTATAGGTGCCAATGGAGGAGTGAAACCATCACTTTTTTCTGTCACAGCTGTTAGCAAAGAGATCTTTTTGAAGAAGTACAGGGATAGTTGTtatatgcaacatacaaaacaacaacacatgatatgcctttatttttttatagctgtaaagagtaatgtggattatttggttttctttttcattcaagttgaaaatgcgagatccattcatgaagcactagccattttcaaggattggaatcccacctactgggttactgatttcttataATCTGAGACAAACGCAACTGATCAAGCATAtcctcagacaaaagtttacttgtgcccTTTCAGTCAAACAGGTTTGAGGAAGATGGTTGTATAaataccaaatgacatgaagagatttctgggcatgtggcaagaaatttcagaatcaccaacagagaatTTACAGATCATACAGAAGAGATAGTGAGGCTTCTCAGAGAAACGAATATGCATCACCGTACGTTTAACAGCAGTGGCTATTGATACATGAAAAGTGGGTGGAAGCTTATGAGGACAAGGGCAATTTTGATACCATTGACATTACAAGTGGAGTTGacgccatgaacaagattgtaaacattttttttcctaaaatggaacaaagatgggaccttcaatggggctactagggatataagaaatcaatttcttccaagcctaattagaaagtactgtctgcagaattctgccatcaaatcataagacatgttccactgttttttcattttttttttaaaaaaaaaaagcaagtttgtgaaacatgtcatgcagtgaTATGCACCAGGGAAAGTTGAATTAACTGCAAGACTAGTGAATGTGAACTTGGACAATGTTTTGTATGGAGAGTACAATGTTCAAAGACTAATTATGTTGTAAGCTTTGCTCTACCAAACTGCGCATGTGAAGATTTTGAGatatataaatacccatgcaagcatttctgtgcaatctttattttctatccagagtggggttttgataaaataccagaaagctgcaggaatagcccattaatctgtcttcacaagatgtacaggtttggtttcagaagtgtgTCCGCAGTAATTTCACATGAAGACAGTAGCAATGAGGACACAGTTGAGGAAACACATATAGAGCATCACACCGATACCGTAACCATTTCTTTGCAGCAATTTGAAGTGAAGGTGTTGTTCAAACAGgtttataatctcacatacaactgtatcaacagtgaaacattatgaaaagtacttgaatcactcagcaactgtgtgccagatttgcagttagcaaaccctgaaatttgtggtctccccacagctgtgccatcaaattcccaacaataatattaagtaagatgccattacttttacagggcctggcataaagacccctctcattgtaatgttcatatatttgtgccttaatggataattaactactaaggaatagatcacatggaggtcatagcattccatttgaaggatcaaacaataagagctacctaaaaaatacaaataagggagatatttatgccaagttctgtaagcaaactttgtcacacatttgaatttttaagtagcagtagtgaaaaatatttctctgtggaaagttaataaggtagttatattgaccgtgatttgtatttcctttacccaagcaacaatgtctacttctcattacaagaaattcttggattgttgagaaactgttcaaaaattacaatCAAGTTGCAAACATTTATGTGCCACAACAAATGGCAGTTTGATACACACGTGAAATACTATATGGATCGTTTTCGTTCAGGAATACTATCAATCTTCCAAGATATCCTTGGAATATAACAGTCTTGATGCAATCTGGTGTGAATTTTCCCATGGACTGAAGGCCAGAAATCCATCATAACTGaacctaacaaataaattaacaacaagtaattgagttatgcaacatgaagacaactgatacacatgttttcaaggcacaattccaaaatttagtactcacttcttttggtgcccaatgacattgctcaccagctgcaatgcccagaactgctttacaactgaatttaataaacattactggtattccagtaacagtaattgcttctgtgtggtatctgcagtaactctgcaaagttattaagaacattagaaccaaggtggtagatatccaatatgtaggtaactgatacacattaagcttccaaagcaaataaaaaaagtcaatacttacttcatttggtcccaatgacattgctgaccagataccatatcaaggaaacaccatactcttctgtcagagtgatactgggcaatctcatgttcattaacagggcagtctatctttttctctgtttcacgtgaatcactagacatgtattgaagcaagtgagagcaagtgcattcttacttggaaaaagaaatgcaaaatctttcctctatcagtcatacgacatctcaatgccactaagatatatcttatttattttttccaccttttcaattctcaacattgtcccatatttgaattaacctaatttaaagttaaaatcttttacttcatattttaaaaagtttgcaagttctacactaccatctagtttaattcctcagaaaaatcttttctctgatgaacaacgaaaaatccaggatggaatgtaacaatattatgaaaaggatagttgttgctgctcaccaaatggtgaagatgctgagtcacagaaagaaacaacaaaaagactgtcagacttatctttcgggcaacaagggccttctcaaaagcgcgcgcgcacactcgctcactcacaaacacacacacaaatgtagcaactatcctttttataatattttatctactgctacttcgaaattcaaatgtgcaacaaagtttaaaagcagagaccaacataaagacctcagcattccatctcgaggatcagaaatgacggagcttatttgtattttacatagacaaagagctatctaaaattcaaataaaccgtcatttcttacccttcaaatgcgaagttataatgtgtttaagacagatcttgtaaggcttttggcatcgttcttcgctattgtttggaagttgatggcactgccaatgggagaccaccaacttcaggatttgctaattgcaaatcttgcacacagttgctcagtgactcaagtactttttgtaatgtttcgctgttgctgcagttgtatgtgagattgtaaatctgtttacacagctcccttgcttcaaactgctgcaaaggaatattctgggtttgaacaacaccatctgtatttgctgccttgacagcctcctcaacctcgacagcctcctcagctgtgaactgcctcctcaacagcttcgtcactactactgccttcatatgaaattactgaagagccacttctaaagcccaccccatacatttcatcaagacagattaatggactagtcttataactttctggcattttatcaaaaccccactctgggtaaaaaataaagattgcacagaaatgcttgcatgggtatttatatctccgaaaatcttcacatgtgcaatctggtatatcaaagtttacaacataattacagtttttggactttgcactctccacacaaaatgaaccatccgatctcttactcactgatcttgcagttaactcaacttttgctgatgcatatcactgcatgacatgtttcacaaacttgtttgtttttttatgcaaaaacagtggaacatctttgttataagctttgatggcagaattttgcagacagtactctctaattaggcttggaagaaactggtttattataaccttagtaaccccagttaaagtcctgtctgaattgtgttttaggaaaaaatgttttacaatcttgttcatggcttCAACTCCATTTGTAGTGTCAATAGTTGGAAATCTGCCCTTGTCCTCATACGCTTTCACCCATCTTTCACATACCGTTAGCCATTGCTGTTGAAAGTATGGCCATGCACGCTCGTTTCTCCGAGAAACCTCATGCGTTCGCAACTCTTCTATGTGATCTCTAAATTCTCTCcctgttggtgattctgaaatttcttgccacatatccagaaatgtcttcatgtcatttggtacacgtagattatcctttttttttcaaccatcttccccatgcctgttttcgatggaaaaggcacaagtaaacttttgtctggGGGAATGCTTGCTCAATTGCATTTATCTCTGACTCCGAGAAATCCGTAACCCAATAGAGGGGGATTCCAATCCTTGTTCCAGTCCTTGAAAATGtctagtgcttcatgaatggatcttgcattttcaatctgaatggaaaaaaaaaaaaaaaaaaaaaaaaaaaaaaaaaaaaaaaaaaaaaccaacaaccaaatagcccacattactcttcacagctataaaaaataaaggaatatcatatgttgttgttttgtatgttgcatctaACAAAGAACTACCAccatacttcttcaaaagatctctctgccaactgctctgatagcaaaaaagtaatggtttcacttctccattggctcccgtacaatgtctataataaatcatgtgattgctcgagtctttgtgccactcatcaacctgattctgcagtctagtctcgtcaaacaatactttatttgtaccataaagggtccgataaatgtgactgtaaatagttttctctgtggggtaaaaggtagtattcatttgacctggtatgtgtgtcccagtgaaattgatTTCAACAAATCTGTCTAGAGCCAACTTAATGACTTTGAGAGATGTCATGCCACTGAGTACTAAGTTTTTGATTTCCTTTACAAGTGAAGGATGTATGTACCCACTTGCTTCAACACTTTCAGTAGCATGTGTGTGTGCGCACTTGCTGGGGAAGCAGTCAATAACGTAGATAGCTCTTAGGCGGGCATGGCAATGCCAAATCTTTCTGTAGACTTGCAAGAACCTGTAAGACAAAAATGtatcaattatttaattaagagcattaaaaacaacagattttaaagtataccgtcaactgatcatgtaaaattttctccaaggagaacccaaactggatacttacttttgccttggtatccctgtgttcagttgctgagtgcatactgtaatcaggatacacccttatacacttcatatttaaagttgctgggcagttggattttctagtatccatgatcctcaatctcttacgaggagtcacatggtcttcctaaagagggtaaagaactactataaaatttatttaataaactttccctgtaacgaacttgttttatggaaagtaagcatatcttaacacagcatgatattaccaagtgctcaggtacactagactctttacttttatagtattttggccccaaaacacagtgcctcgaccacacactctccactgcaaatgcacaaccaaaaaaggggatggggacatgtccctgcatttgcttgaagaaatgctttgttttacctggaacagttaatatatttctctcagacaaaaaaacattgttattgttaaataattcacatatgttattgttaattaactaaatacaatgtgagaaaacatttcattcatttgacaggtattgtcaaagttctgaactgatggaagcggattgtctatctactttacacagtactggagcaaaattttacaggatgtcacacctattgtatctagcaaagaaatggaactgtctgccatgtgcaatgaggataccatactgatttcgggcaactgaagtgctttattgtggttccaataaatgtgga carries:
- the LOC126235118 gene encoding uncharacterized protein LOC126235118, coding for MKSKTKHFFKQMQGHVPIPFFGCAFAVESVWSRHCVLGPKYYKSKESSVPEHLEDHVTPRKRLRIMDTRKSNCPATLNMKCIRVYPDYSMHSATEHRDTKAKVLASLQKDLALPCPPKSYLRY